From one Chanodichthys erythropterus isolate Z2021 chromosome 3, ASM2448905v1, whole genome shotgun sequence genomic stretch:
- the LOC137004921 gene encoding variable charge X-linked protein 3B-like: protein MCTAGIPKPIHISPVLYASSCFIVPIPDPVHNMAATSKTVYNVAAMSEAPIKMATIPEPSQVTVDLPESSQVTVDLPESSQVTVDLPEPSQVTVDLPEPSQVTVDLPEPSQVTVDLSEPNQVTVDLPEPNQVTVDLPEPSQVTVDLPKPSQVTVDLPEPRHISADHPESRHVSADRPESRHVLADRPESRHVMAIKPVSTDKMAAPPVSTDSAPVPESSP, encoded by the coding sequence ATGTGTACTGCTGGTATCCCCAAACCAATTCATATTAGCCCTGTGCTTTATGCATCTTCCTGCTTTATAGTTCCCATACCTGATCCAGTTCACAACATGGCTGCCACTTCAAAGACTGTTTACAACGTGGCTGCCATGTCAGAGGCTCCAATCAAGATGGCCACCATTCCtgagccaagtcaagtcacagttgatcttcctgagtcaagtcaagtcacagttgatctccctgagtcaagtcaagtcacagttgatctccctgagccaagtcaagtcacagttgatctcccggagccaagtcaagtcacagtgGATCTCCCtgagccaagtcaagtcacagttgatctttCTGAGCCAAatcaagtcacagttgatcttcCTGAGCCAAatcaagtcacagttgatcttcctgagccaagtcaagtcacagttgatcttcCTAAACCCAGccaagtcacagttgatctcCCAGAGCCTCGCCACATCTCAGCAGACCACCCAGAGTctcgtcacgtctccgctgatcgtcCAGAGTCTCGTCATGTCCTTGCTGATCGTCCAGAGTCTCGTCACGTCATGGCCATCAAGCCAgtgtctacggacaagatggccgccccgCCAGTGTCTACAGACTCCGCTCCAGTGCCAGAGTCGTCTCCATGA